AAAGAAAACAGTGTAAATAACGCAACGCTTTTCACAGAAAATAAAAAGGCACTGTAAAAACAGTGCCTTATAAATACTTATTTGATCCTATTTAGTAGTACCACGCAGCTTTAACTTACTTGGTACATAGACTTGTAGTGGCAGAATTCGACCATCTCGTGCCTTTTCTACCAGCAAATTCACCCCTTGGATCCCCATCATTTCAGCGTGAATACGCACGGTAGACAGTGAAGGGAAAGTAAATTTAGCCGTCGGTATATCATTGACACTGATCAGCGCAATATCTTCTGGAATAGCCAATCCTTGCTCATGGATCGCACGTAGGACGCCAATGGCAATAGAATCAGAAGCAATAAATAACGCGCTGGGATAATCACCATTAGCAAACATCTGCTTAGCTAGTTCATAACCAGAAGCACTAGAAAAATCACCGCGATAAATGTCTTTATTATCTACAACGCCTTTTAACTGACCGTATTCAGAAAACGCAATTTCACGAATATCAGCGGTATTTGCCTGATCTTGTCCACCTATAAAACCAATACGTGGATAGCCTTGCTCAATAAAGAAATCGACAATTTGTTTACTGATCCTTTCAAGGTCAATATCTACGCTGTCGTAACGTTCTGAATTATCTGAAAAATCCACAAAGCAGATATTATCTGTTTTCTTTGATAACTCTTTCAATAACTTATCTGAACATCGTCCAACAATCAGTATCCCTGAAATCGTTGTATCATGGGCATCAAACTTACCGTCGTAACAGTTGAGCAAATCAATATCGAGCTTATCGCATTGGGTCTCAATCCCATGGCGAATAGAAAGATAATAAGGATCATTCACTTCCGCTTCTTGCTTATGGCTATAAAGTGCCACAAAGCAATGCTGTTGTTTTTTCTCAACTACGGCTTTTTTTGAACTACTGGTTTTGTATTCGAGTTTTTCAGCAATTTCAAAAATGCGTTGTTTAGTCTCTTCTTTTACGCTTAATGACGGATCGTCGTTGAGCACACGCGATACCGTTGCAAGAGAAACCCCTGCTTCATTAGCTATGTCTTTTAATGTCGCCATACTTACTTTGCTTCCCATCAACTTAGCTCACTATCCTAGTGAGATATTTTGAAAATAACACTTTTTATTACTGTTATGTATTGTGCCTGAAGATTTTAGTAAAAATTGTTACATTACACTAAAAATCTATAAAGTTAATACAAAATAAAATATAGCAAATAAATTCAATAAGTTATAAATGTTCATTGGTTTTATCTCTCGCTTTCATCGCTCACATTCTACAAATTAAAATTGTAAACGTTTACACATTGCCGAATTGATCACAGATCGTAAGCTCACTTCATTGGTAGACTTTTTTGCAGAAGGTCGAGATACGCCACACGCGGATCTCCTCTCCCCAAATTAAGCAGAGGCGAAAATAGTGGAAGTTTTAGTCACCGACGGCATGGGATACATCGGCAGCCACACATGCGTACAAATGATCCAAGCAGGGATCACTCCTGTCATTATCGATAACTTATCCAATGCCAAAATCGGTGTATTGGCACGTATCGAAGCATTAACAGGTGTAATGCCTGTGTTTCACCAAGGTAACGTCCAAGATGAGGCGTTTCTCGATAGTGTCTTCGCCAAACACGATATTAAAGCGGTGATCCACTTTGCTGGCTTAAAAGCTGTGGGGGAGTCGGTCGAAAAACCACTGGAATACTACGACAACAATGTTAATGGCTCTTTAGTATTAGCTCGTGCGATGCGTAAAGCTGGCGTGAAAAGCATTGTCTTTAGCTCATCAGCAACCGTATATGGCGATCCGGAAATAGTACCTATCACTGAAGACTCGCCAACTGGGGTGACTACCAACCCTTATGGTCGAAGCAAATACATGGTGGAAGAGTGCTTTAAAGATCTATTCCATGCAGAAAACGATTGGAGTATCACTCTACTACGTTACTTCAACCCAGTAGGCGCACACCCTTCCGGCACTATGGGAGA
The genomic region above belongs to Photobacterium leiognathi and contains:
- the ebgR gene encoding transcriptional regulator EbgR, which codes for MATLKDIANEAGVSLATVSRVLNDDPSLSVKEETKQRIFEIAEKLEYKTSSSKKAVVEKKQQHCFVALYSHKQEAEVNDPYYLSIRHGIETQCDKLDIDLLNCYDGKFDAHDTTISGILIVGRCSDKLLKELSKKTDNICFVDFSDNSERYDSVDIDLERISKQIVDFFIEQGYPRIGFIGGQDQANTADIREIAFSEYGQLKGVVDNKDIYRGDFSSASGYELAKQMFANGDYPSALFIASDSIAIGVLRAIHEQGLAIPEDIALISVNDIPTAKFTFPSLSTVRIHAEMMGIQGVNLLVEKARDGRILPLQVYVPSKLKLRGTTK
- the galE gene encoding UDP-glucose 4-epimerase GalE, with the protein product MEVLVTDGMGYIGSHTCVQMIQAGITPVIIDNLSNAKIGVLARIEALTGVMPVFHQGNVQDEAFLDSVFAKHDIKAVIHFAGLKAVGESVEKPLEYYDNNVNGSLVLARAMRKAGVKSIVFSSSATVYGDPEIVPITEDSPTGVTTNPYGRSKYMVEECFKDLFHAENDWSITLLRYFNPVGAHPSGTMGEDPQGIPNNLMPFIAQVAIGRRDRLSIFGNDYPTPDGTGVRDYIHVMDLADGHIAALNVLREKAGLHIYNLGTGKGSSVLEMVDAFAKACGNQVPYILCPRRAGDIAECWASTDKAERDLNWKATRSVKEMTVDTWNWQSNNPNGY